A segment of the Polyodon spathula isolate WHYD16114869_AA chromosome 14, ASM1765450v1, whole genome shotgun sequence genome:
CAACAAGCACAAGGCAAAGATTAAGGACCTGCGCAACTTCAGCCCAGCATTTGTCAATGGGATTGAGGGTGCTTCTTTGAAAAAGGACAATGTCAAAAAGCATTTCCAGAGCGAGATGCACCAGAAGGCCTCTGCCCTTGAGAAACTCAGCGGAAATGTCCCTAACTTGCCGTCAGCGCTGGCCCAGTCTATCGAAGAGGAGCACCTCACCCGGCTATTTGATATAGCCTACACAGTCGCCAAACTTGAGCTTCCACTGGCTAAATTCTCACAGATTGCCAAGTTAGAGGTCCGACATGGGGTGGACCTGGGGCAGATGTCTCTCACTGAGCAGAAATGTAAGGAGTTTCTGAAGTACATAGGCAGGTCCACTAAGGTGGAGTTGATCCATGCCATCCAGGAGTCACCCTATTTCTCAGTGCTTGTTGATGGCTCCGATGAAACTGGAGCTGCAGAGAAAGGCATGATCTACGTTCTCTATGTTGATCACACTGGCTTGCCGTGTGTTCGCTTCTTCGGGTTCCGTGAGGTCAAGCACGTGCATGCTGAGTGCCTGAAACAAACTGTGCTCAATGCTTTCTTGGAAGAAGGTATCGACATTGAGAGGAAGCTGGTGGGCTACCTGGCCGACAGTGTCACCGTCAAGGCCGGGGTCGCCACTGTCTTGCAGAACGAGATGCCTTACCTCATCTCCATGAACTGCGTCAGCCACCGCTTAGAACTGGCCATCAAGGAGATGTTCCAGGGCACCAGCTTTGACGACGTCACAGAAATGCTCCTCCTGCTAGCCAGGCTGTATTGGACTTGCCCCGGCCGCATGCCTGAGCTCAAGAACTTGTCCCAGATCATGCAAGAAGGGGACACCAAGCCTCACCAAGCTGAAGGAACCCGTTGGGTGCAGCACAAACAGGGGGCCACCAAGGCACTCCTACAAGCCTATCCTGCTGTTGTATGCAACCTGGCCAATATGTTAACCCAGACTGTCCTCCCAAAGGAGAAGAGCATCTTCCAGGAGTACTTGTGGACACTGCGGAGCTTGAAGTTCATCCTCCATCTACTGTTTATGTCGGAGATGCTTGAGCCGCTTGCGAAACTCTCCCGGTCTCTACAGAACAGTAACGTAGACCTTCTTGACACTGCAACCCTGCTGCAGAAGTTCTACGTCACCTTGGGCCGTATGAACAGTGGCATCCTGCGTGGGGCCCTCAGTGAAGTCTTGAAGCACACAGAGAAGGACCCCCAGTCAGTCTTCTTCGGTGGGACACGGCTCCAGGCTGACTTTGAGGAGGCCCAGGCCTTCAAGGAGAAGCTTCCTTCTTACGTGGCGGCTGTGTCAGACTGCATCCTGCAGCGGTTCGGCAGCCTGCACCACATGGAGCCCATCCAATGCTTGAAGATTTTGGAAGTGGACCTGTGGCCGGAAGCCCAGGAGGATCTGGAAGACTATGGGACCTCTGAGCTCCAGATCTTCACCGGCCACTTTGAGAAGCTGCTCTCCCTCAACCATGTGGACAGAACCAAGCTGCAGGAGGAGTGGGTTCAATTCAAGCAGTTTCGTAAGGAGAATCTGTCACAGGTTTCCAGCCAGCAACTGTGGCAGAACCTTCTCACCAGCCAGCAGAGCCGCTTTCCAAACCTTTACCATGTGATCTACATCCTCCACTGCTTCCCTGTGTCCAGTGTGGTGCTGGAGTGGGGATTCTCAGCAGTGGCCAGGCTAAATGCCAATGGAAGAGGCAAAATGTCCATCAACATACTGGAGTATCTCACCAGGATCTCCGTTGAGGGGCCTGAGCCCGACATGTTTGACCCCAGGTCGGCCGTCAGCCTGTACTGCTTTGAGCAAATGGGATTCATCACCGAGCCTGGGTTCAAAAGAACATCGCAGTATGCTTTCTCGGATGAAGAGCCTGATTCTTCTAACAAGAGACAAGAGGTTTGCTACTTTGAAGATCAGTACAGTAGTGATGAATAAAACTCCTCCCCCTGGTTATGCCCTTAGTTATAAGcttttgatttttgtgtttttttttttttttcaggagtaattgtatatttttttaagttgcaaAAGGGCAACTTTATTTACTAAGCATTTGTACAGCACTTTTGCACCACTTTTTCTATAAGGAAAACTTGTTACTGATAAATTTTTTGTTAGCATTATAAAAGTGCTAgttgttaattacattttatttttaattgtaatagaAAATTGAACTAGAAACTAGTGTCCTAAAAGATAATTATTAGACTTTAAATCTAATAATTTAGTGAATCGTTACTCTGTCATTGTAACTGTCAGGGCCCCTTGGACATTAAATGTTTATCtatcctgtttaaataaatacatttgaaaaaaattagaaaaactaaaattgtaattattttcgctatcaaacatcaacaacaaaatGCACAAATGCTTTGTAGAGGGAAAACCAGGGTATGTCAGAAAATACAATCGCCTGTATGAATTGATATGTTATGTGGGCAAAATATTATTAGTTGTCTCACATTTTAATTTTGGGTCCCATTAATAGTTGCTGATAGggattttagaaatactaaaagaaacattgaagatcatttctaaatgttaacattattcagtgTTTACTAGTTATACTTAATATGGTTTTGACTTTTATATGTCAAAATAATGTCACCTTGTTAGCCAATGGTGTAAATCCAGtgattggagaaaaaaataaacactgccatAGCATGGTTAATATGTTGTTCATTTCCATTTGCtatgctgatgtttttttttaaaaacaggtgtaGGGACACCATAAGAAGCCTGAATGGCCCTGATTTGACCTGGCAAATCTGCATCATGTTTAGATTGTTTTGGACAGGTAAGTGACCACAAGCCACTTTGGACTAGTTTCACAGATTAGCACTAATgttggactactttacctaaattAATATTATGTAGTTCAAGACTAGTGCTAAACTGGGTCTCTGAAATCAGATGTTTATGCTCCAGGGTTACATCCAAGTGAATGGAGAAGCCAAGACCGTTCTTCACACTTTTATTGTTGTGGCATGTTAAATGTGCTAAAGCAGCAAGGGCCACTTCAGCAGCCTGATCTTGGGGCAGCTATTTGTAAACTGCTTCACTTAAAACAAACCAGACCTAAAGGAGCTGGACAAAAACATAGAAAGACCTGTCATATGTAACACACCTATCTGTATTAATGACATTGATCCTGTAATATGTACCagatgcatctccctgtttcaGATTTGCTTAAAAGACTGCACATGTTTCTGATGTTTCAGGAGAGACAGTCTCATAAAATGACTTCACTGGAGTTGTTTGAGTGAGCTGTTTGCATTGCACCTATGCAGCTATCCAATCCAATCCAGTCATATGATGCAGTAtgcgtcatgtgtttttcttggtgcatGCAGCTCTGCATCCAGTTCTACTGGcgaagtgtcatgatggctggtgttgttgatgaggctgtcactaaaaagcaaaaaagacagtgGGGGAAGTGGGGGGaatggattcaatcatatgcccatggtcaagtcatccaattAGGATTATTTATCCAATTAGGATGTCACTGAcattttgcggacctgtttaaacattaagtacacctaatatttcagagcactataaaagcctaaaaatagcgATACTTTCTtctttactaaaacagagtgctgtcatttgttaaaaggcaagcatacaacatctcccaacagttggaagtgtaaggcaaagctttaaCAAGTTATATAGATATGGatatcaattagaaacagtcccaaaactcggttacccaaaggtatctggcattctttaataaagcccatacatgcagcacgttcgttgtcttTATTTGttccatccaggaatttatttgaTCAGTGCCGAGTCAAAGCAAAGAAAATGCGCCTATTCAGGtttaaaattctaactgtgtttaagaagtaaacagcaggttgtttgaaccgaggtagctgtgcttgattgtacctatGTACCTATTACGATGaggcctctgtagtagccttttgtttaatgtgtgattctgaagttctagagatcgatcatattttctttaagtcacattacaaaATGCTATCTGGTTACCCTAGCCTCCCTGTACcattaaaagtaaatgtaaacTAACACTAAGTTATCCTGGGATATGATGATTAGCTTATTAACTTATTGGCCTCATTAGTGAGTGGAGAGATGGAGGAGAGGGGATGCTGTATgaaatgataatgatgatgcagagacattatttattaatattctgTGGAAAACAATACATAATTACCTCTTGGGCCATCAACAGTGAGGACAAAATAATGAGCTGACaattattttgaatgtgtttaaaGTTAATGATGGGGTGATAGACAGCCTGTATAATAGATTGTGCACAAGTATGATGTCCACCTTATGTAACTCAGATAATTCCTTCACTTTTGTGTGATCAGGATCGTCTGAATGTTAGGTGGTGGTGGGAGTTATCATAGATTGAGGAGGATTTGTTTGTTGTACACTGACTTGTCTGAAAAAACATTCATATTGTTGcctgcatttttttatatatctgaaaAAGGCAATGTTAAAAAAAGTGTCTTCTAAAGTAACATATAAAATGGTGTAACACAATTTGAGGCTAACTTGGCcccagattttcagttacagtgagTAAATCCCATATAAGATTTCAAGTTCCACTAAGTTTTTTAAATAAGGTTGAGGTAACTCACATCTTTTAAATCTTCGTCATGCTTTGCCCCTTTAATCTTTGATAGCTAATGCATCTTTCTGCAGCTGATactattgtatgtgtttttcctAGATATGATATCATATCGTATAACAGTTAAGGATACATTTTCCCTTATCTAAGGTATTGACTTCAAGATTTTAAGTTGCATTCAGCAAAACATTTAAACTACTAGTTCATAATGCCTTCCTGTCCCTCAGCTATTACAAATAGgccacattgccacccagtcccTCCTCTCTAACCCCGAGGCACCACTTTCTCCAAGTCCCTCAGCTCGAACCCCTAGGTCACACTGCCTTCCTTTCCCTTAGCTATTATAACTAGACCATACTGCCTCCCAATCTCTCACCTCTAgccacaagaccacactgcctactAATTCATTCTAACCACTAGTCCGCACTGTAACCCAGTCTTCAGCACGCAGCCACATTACTTCCAAATCTTTCACTCAGATTACTAGGTCACACTTAATACCAAACCCCTGCTCCAGCTGCCAGACCAGCGTGTTTCATTATTGTCTGCAGCACACTGGATGTGAATGTGGATTTCATTACAGTCCCTGCTCCAGCTTTTTTTTGATATTACATTATTCATCAGGAAAATGCTACACATAACCTGGGGTTGTTGTTTAATATCCACCCGTTCCTAGTTCCAGTGCGGGTGAGGGAGCAGAGCACTGAACCAAGTCCTGATGTCAGAACCAACAGCTTTAATAAAACTACAGTAGTGAGCATATACATAATCCACTGACACCAGCAGGGTGCAAAAACTGACGTGAGGAAAACACTGTTTTCATAGGGAGCAGAAAGTAATATATACTCtggaatacatacattttatatttgttgaaacatttgtttatcaGACAAGAAAGTGTTATTACAAGATTGCAGCAAACACACTTTGTTTCTGTGAAAGCTTGTAACATGTTGGATTCATTTGGACATTTTTTTATAGCTTCAGAATGGAGGAGGAACCAGTTGCACACTTGCAGATTGGTATATTGAAATGTTTcaccaaaacactgaaaacacattACCACTGCATAGTAATAGACTGAAGGGTCTAATCATTTGCACACTTTAGTGTGAATTTCCATGTTAAGCAAACACAGTAACACTCTACTGcagttttattaaagtttttttttttttcctttgggaGAGCATGCCTATGTTTTACACATTAGGTGAGACTAACACCTGCAGCCTCCTAGTAAGAGGACGCAAAATGTCATATTCTTAATCCAGTTTAAAGAGTCAGTAGCTTCAAATATAACTTTAATTTGTGTtggtattgtgagtggttctcaGTTCGTTGCTCTCACAATGAgttctgtctttacctggctttaaGATTTGATGTATCCTAAGTATCAGAGAGAatggttgaaaggtcacattgtaaCTTGATTTAAATGGAAAATCTGTTTAGGCTTAGGACTTTGCACTCAATATGGAAGCAAGATAACCCTAAATAACTcagtatagtaaaaaaaatagtaacccatagtaaactatggtaaatgcatggaaaTACGCTAAAATTACAGTGGTAAACTCTTATAAGAGATTGTTAATGGTAAATTGAAGAACAAATGTCCCACCAAAATCAGTCTGTGTTAATCATTTGACTCAATTGTTGGAGGACAGTGAATGTCTATCATTAGGTTTGTTTACAGTTCAGCAATTCttgtttggtaattattaattaattaacactagaaccacaacggtagtcattttgatggttttcacttttaaaatgtaaattattctgTGTTTGTGTTAAAGATCGGCgattgtctgttcttgacttttccttttctttttcttttttttttccttttccttaatactaaagtattcagaccctcagagttttcacatttttttgctttaaagtttgcagtcatgacactttgaagtaggaatgaatatgtattatatacacaaccttcacacattcaaagcaaaaacaaaaagaaagaagtaaatagataattaatatgaaataaaaatggaaaagtcatgattgcataagtattcaaaccctttgctgtggcaaacttaaattaattcaggtgcacaaagaCCTTAACGAACCAcgcaattagttgaatggcctctgtctgtgtgcaatattagcggtttgcatgatttcagaataaaaacacctgtctctgtcattgaaaagcacagatgaGGAGAAGGGTAGAAAAAACACattctactcaatcatcaagaaatggaaggtgcattctaccacccagacactgcctagatcaggccgtccctccaaactgagcagccgggcaaggaggaaactggtgagggatgccactgtgaggccaacgacaactttgaaagagctacagagttcaatggctgagatgggagaaaatttgcatcagtcaacaatatccagaacacttcacaaaagtagtctgtatggtagggtggcaagaaggaagccattactaaaaataagccatctcaaatcccacatggagtttgcaaaaTTGAAACTTTTTGGACTAAATGTCAAGCGTTACATTTGGCGTAgactcaacacagcacatctc
Coding sequences within it:
- the LOC121326537 gene encoding zinc finger protein 862-like gives rise to the protein MSLRVETVKRWQVELNPTQDWLLYEVGVDGCYVVRIQCGLCNKHKAKIKDLRNFSPAFVNGIEGASLKKDNVKKHFQSEMHQKASALEKLSGNVPNLPSALAQSIEEEHLTRLFDIAYTVAKLELPLAKFSQIAKLEVRHGVDLGQMSLTEQKCKEFLKYIGRSTKVELIHAIQESPYFSVLVDGSDETGAAEKGMIYVLYVDHTGLPCVRFFGFREVKHVHAECLKQTVLNAFLEEGIDIERKLVGYLADSVTVKAGVATVLQNEMPYLISMNCVSHRLELAIKEMFQGTSFDDVTEMLLLLARLYWTCPGRMPELKNLSQIMQEGDTKPHQAEGTRWVQHKQGATKALLQAYPAVVCNLANMLTQTVLPKEKSIFQEYLWTLRSLKFILHLLFMSEMLEPLAKLSRSLQNSNVDLLDTATLLQKFYVTLGRMNSGILRGALSEVLKHTEKDPQSVFFGGTRLQADFEEAQAFKEKLPSYVAAVSDCILQRFGSLHHMEPIQCLKILEVDLWPEAQEDLEDYGTSELQIFTGHFEKLLSLNHVDRTKLQEEWVQFKQFRKENLSQVSSQQLWQNLLTSQQSRFPNLYHVIYILHCFPVSSVVLEWGFSAVARLNANGRGKMSINILEYLTRISVEGPEPDMFDPRSAVSLYCFEQMGFITEPGFKRTSQYAFSDEEPDSSNKRQEVCYFEDQYSSDE